A genomic window from Salvia hispanica cultivar TCC Black 2014 chromosome 5, UniMelb_Shisp_WGS_1.0, whole genome shotgun sequence includes:
- the LOC125186825 gene encoding 1-aminocyclopropane-1-carboxylate oxidase 3-like produces the protein MANFPVISLEKMNGDERGAMMEQIKDACENWGFFEVVEHGIEPEFMDKVERLTKEHYRKCMEQRFNEMVASKGLETVQSEIDDLDWESTFFLRHLPVSNISDIPDLDQEYKDVMREFAAKLEKLAEKLLDLLCENLGLEKGYLKQAFHGSNGPNFGTKVSNYPPCPKPDLIKGLRAHTDAGGIILLFQDDKVSGLQLLKDGEWVDVPPMRHSIVINLGDQLEVITNGKYKSVLHRVIAQTDGTRMSLASFYNPGNDAVIYPAPALVENEEKLYPKFVFEDYMKLYAGLKFQAKEPRFEAFKNLEDASTVASA, from the exons atggCAAATTTTCCAGTGATCAGCTTGGAGAAGATGAATGGAGATGAAAGAGGCGCAATGATGGAGCAAATCAAAGACGCATGCGAAAACTGGGGCTTCTTTGAG GTGGTGGAGCACGGAATCGAGCCGGAGTTCATGGACAAAGTGGAGAGGCTGACGAAGGAGCACTACCGCAAATGTATGGAGCAACGTTTCAATGAAATGGTCGCCAGCAAAGGCCTCGAGACTGTCCAGTCCGAGATCGACGATCTCGACTGGGAGAGCACCTTCTTCCTCCGCCATCTCCCCGTCTCCAACATCTCCGACATCCCCGACCTCGATCAGGAGTACAA GGACGTGATGAGAGAGTTCGCCGCGAAGCTGGAGAAGCTAGCGGAGAAACTTCTGGATTTGCTGTGCGAGAATCTGGGCCTGGAAAAGGGCTACCTGAAGCAGGCCTTCCACGGCTCGAATGGGCCCAACTTCGGCACCAAGGTCAGCAACTACCCGCCCTGCCCGAAGCCGGACCTGATCAAGGGCCTCCGGGCCCACACGGACGCCGGCGGCATCATCCTCCTCTTCCAGGACGACAAGGTGAGCGGCCTCCAGCTCCTCAAGGACGGCGAGTGGGTGGACGTGCCGCCAATGCGCCACTCCATCGTCATCAACCTCGGGGACCAGCTCGAGGTCATCACCAACGGCAAGTACAAGAGCGTCTTGCACAGGGTCATAGCGCAGACGGACGGAACGCGGATGTCGCTCGCATCCTTCTACAACCCCGGGAACGACGCGGTCATCTATCCTGCCCCGGCGCTTGTTGAAAACGAGGAGAAGCTCTACCCCAAATTCGTGTTCGAGGACTACATGAAGCTCTATGCCGGCCTCAAGTTCCAGGCGAAGGAGCCCCGATTCGAGGCGTTTAAGAATCTCGAAGATGCTTCCACTGTCGCCTCTGCTTGA